A stretch of Gadus macrocephalus chromosome 17, ASM3116895v1 DNA encodes these proteins:
- the LOC132475582 gene encoding ELAV-like protein 2 isoform X2, protein MAVRLCDVASLLRSGSWAAEPWTGQVIAAMETQLSNGPTCNNTSNGPSTISNNCSSPVESGSIEDSKTNLIVNYLPQNMTQEELKSLFGSIGEIESCKLVRDKITGQSLGYGFVNYVDPKDAEKAINTLNGLRLQTKTIKVSYARPSSASIRDANLYVSGLPKTMTQKELEQLFSQYGRIITSRILVDQVTVSRGVGFIRFDRRIEAEEAIKGLNCQKPPGATEPITVKFANNPSQKTSQALLSQLYQSPNRRYPGPLAQQAQRFRLDNLLNMAYGVKSRFSPMAIDGVTSLAGINIPGHAGTGWCIFVYNLAPDADESILWQMFGPFGAVTNVKVIRDFNTSKCKGFGFVTMTNYDEAAVAIASLNGYRLGDRVLQVSFKTNKTHKA, encoded by the exons ATGGCAGTCAGACTGTGCGACGTGGCTTCCCTGCTTAGGAGTGGTTCGTGGGCGGCCGAGCCGTGGACCGGG CAGGTAATTGCTGCCATGGAAACACAGCTGTCCAACGGGCCGACGTGCAACAACACGAGCAACGGTCCCTCCACCATCTCAAACAACTGCTCCTCCCCTGTGGAATCGGGGAGCATAGAGGACAGTAAAACCAACTTGATAGTCAACTATCTGCCTCAGAACATGACCCAGGAAGAGCTCAAGAGTCTGTTTGGTAGCATCGGGGAGATTGAGTCTTGTAAACTTGTTCGAGACAAAATAACAG GGCAAAGTCTCGGCTATGGATTTGTGAATTACGTGGATCCGAAAGATGCAGAAAAAGCCATCAATACCTTAAACGGCCTGAGACTTCAGACTAAAACCATCAAG GTTTCCTATGCGCGTCCAAGCTCAGCCTCGATCAGAGATGCAAATTTATACGTCAGTGGTTTGCCGAAGACCATGACTcagaaggagctggagcagctgtTCTCCCAGTACGGCCGCATCATTACCTCACGCATCCTGGTGGACCAAGTGACTG TCTCCCGCGGGGTGGGCTTCATTCGCTTCGACCGGCGCATCGAGGCAGAGGAGGCCATCAAGGGCCTCAACTGTCAGAAGCCGCCAGGAGCAACGGAGCCCATCACCGTCAAGTTCGCCAACAACCCCAGCCAGAAGACCAGCCAGGCGCTGCTCTCCCAGCTCTACCAGTCGCCCAACCGGAGGTACCCGGGGCCCCTGGCGCAGCAGGCCCAGCGCTTCAG GTTGGACAATCTGCTAAACATGGCCTACGGCGTCAAAAG CAGGTTCTCGCCCATGGCCATCGACGGGGTGACCAGCCTGGCTGGCATCAACATCCCGGGGCACGCCGGCACCGGCTGGTGCATCTTCGTCTACAACCTGGCGCCCGACGCCGACGAGAGCATCCTGTGGCAGATGTTCGGGCCGTTTGGGGCGGTGACCAACGTCAAGGTCATCCGCGACTTTAACACGAGCAAGTGCAAAGGATTTGGTTTTGTCACCATGACTAACTACGACGAGGCGGCGGTGGCCATCGCCAGCTTGAACGGCTACCGCCTGGGGGACCGAGTACTGCAGGTCTCGTTCAAGACCAACAAAACGCACAAAgcctaa
- the LOC132475582 gene encoding ELAV-like protein 2 isoform X3, protein MAVRLCDVASLLRSGSWAAEPWTGVIAAMETQLSNGPTCNNTSNGPSTISNNCSSPVESGSIEDSKTNLIVNYLPQNMTQEELKSLFGSIGEIESCKLVRDKITGQSLGYGFVNYVDPKDAEKAINTLNGLRLQTKTIKVSYARPSSASIRDANLYVSGLPKTMTQKELEQLFSQYGRIITSRILVDQVTGVSRGVGFIRFDRRIEAEEAIKGLNCQKPPGATEPITVKFANNPSQKTSQALLSQLYQSPNRRYPGPLAQQAQRFRLDNLLNMAYGVKSRFSPMAIDGVTSLAGINIPGHAGTGWCIFVYNLAPDADESILWQMFGPFGAVTNVKVIRDFNTSKCKGFGFVTMTNYDEAAVAIASLNGYRLGDRVLQVSFKTNKTHKA, encoded by the exons ATGGCAGTCAGACTGTGCGACGTGGCTTCCCTGCTTAGGAGTGGTTCGTGGGCGGCCGAGCCGTGGACCGGG GTAATTGCTGCCATGGAAACACAGCTGTCCAACGGGCCGACGTGCAACAACACGAGCAACGGTCCCTCCACCATCTCAAACAACTGCTCCTCCCCTGTGGAATCGGGGAGCATAGAGGACAGTAAAACCAACTTGATAGTCAACTATCTGCCTCAGAACATGACCCAGGAAGAGCTCAAGAGTCTGTTTGGTAGCATCGGGGAGATTGAGTCTTGTAAACTTGTTCGAGACAAAATAACAG GGCAAAGTCTCGGCTATGGATTTGTGAATTACGTGGATCCGAAAGATGCAGAAAAAGCCATCAATACCTTAAACGGCCTGAGACTTCAGACTAAAACCATCAAG GTTTCCTATGCGCGTCCAAGCTCAGCCTCGATCAGAGATGCAAATTTATACGTCAGTGGTTTGCCGAAGACCATGACTcagaaggagctggagcagctgtTCTCCCAGTACGGCCGCATCATTACCTCACGCATCCTGGTGGACCAAGTGACTG GAGTCTCCCGCGGGGTGGGCTTCATTCGCTTCGACCGGCGCATCGAGGCAGAGGAGGCCATCAAGGGCCTCAACTGTCAGAAGCCGCCAGGAGCAACGGAGCCCATCACCGTCAAGTTCGCCAACAACCCCAGCCAGAAGACCAGCCAGGCGCTGCTCTCCCAGCTCTACCAGTCGCCCAACCGGAGGTACCCGGGGCCCCTGGCGCAGCAGGCCCAGCGCTTCAG GTTGGACAATCTGCTAAACATGGCCTACGGCGTCAAAAG CAGGTTCTCGCCCATGGCCATCGACGGGGTGACCAGCCTGGCTGGCATCAACATCCCGGGGCACGCCGGCACCGGCTGGTGCATCTTCGTCTACAACCTGGCGCCCGACGCCGACGAGAGCATCCTGTGGCAGATGTTCGGGCCGTTTGGGGCGGTGACCAACGTCAAGGTCATCCGCGACTTTAACACGAGCAAGTGCAAAGGATTTGGTTTTGTCACCATGACTAACTACGACGAGGCGGCGGTGGCCATCGCCAGCTTGAACGGCTACCGCCTGGGGGACCGAGTACTGCAGGTCTCGTTCAAGACCAACAAAACGCACAAAgcctaa
- the LOC132475582 gene encoding ELAV-like protein 2 isoform X1, translating to MAVRLCDVASLLRSGSWAAEPWTGQVIAAMETQLSNGPTCNNTSNGPSTISNNCSSPVESGSIEDSKTNLIVNYLPQNMTQEELKSLFGSIGEIESCKLVRDKITGQSLGYGFVNYVDPKDAEKAINTLNGLRLQTKTIKVSYARPSSASIRDANLYVSGLPKTMTQKELEQLFSQYGRIITSRILVDQVTGVSRGVGFIRFDRRIEAEEAIKGLNCQKPPGATEPITVKFANNPSQKTSQALLSQLYQSPNRRYPGPLAQQAQRFRLDNLLNMAYGVKSRFSPMAIDGVTSLAGINIPGHAGTGWCIFVYNLAPDADESILWQMFGPFGAVTNVKVIRDFNTSKCKGFGFVTMTNYDEAAVAIASLNGYRLGDRVLQVSFKTNKTHKA from the exons ATGGCAGTCAGACTGTGCGACGTGGCTTCCCTGCTTAGGAGTGGTTCGTGGGCGGCCGAGCCGTGGACCGGG CAGGTAATTGCTGCCATGGAAACACAGCTGTCCAACGGGCCGACGTGCAACAACACGAGCAACGGTCCCTCCACCATCTCAAACAACTGCTCCTCCCCTGTGGAATCGGGGAGCATAGAGGACAGTAAAACCAACTTGATAGTCAACTATCTGCCTCAGAACATGACCCAGGAAGAGCTCAAGAGTCTGTTTGGTAGCATCGGGGAGATTGAGTCTTGTAAACTTGTTCGAGACAAAATAACAG GGCAAAGTCTCGGCTATGGATTTGTGAATTACGTGGATCCGAAAGATGCAGAAAAAGCCATCAATACCTTAAACGGCCTGAGACTTCAGACTAAAACCATCAAG GTTTCCTATGCGCGTCCAAGCTCAGCCTCGATCAGAGATGCAAATTTATACGTCAGTGGTTTGCCGAAGACCATGACTcagaaggagctggagcagctgtTCTCCCAGTACGGCCGCATCATTACCTCACGCATCCTGGTGGACCAAGTGACTG GAGTCTCCCGCGGGGTGGGCTTCATTCGCTTCGACCGGCGCATCGAGGCAGAGGAGGCCATCAAGGGCCTCAACTGTCAGAAGCCGCCAGGAGCAACGGAGCCCATCACCGTCAAGTTCGCCAACAACCCCAGCCAGAAGACCAGCCAGGCGCTGCTCTCCCAGCTCTACCAGTCGCCCAACCGGAGGTACCCGGGGCCCCTGGCGCAGCAGGCCCAGCGCTTCAG GTTGGACAATCTGCTAAACATGGCCTACGGCGTCAAAAG CAGGTTCTCGCCCATGGCCATCGACGGGGTGACCAGCCTGGCTGGCATCAACATCCCGGGGCACGCCGGCACCGGCTGGTGCATCTTCGTCTACAACCTGGCGCCCGACGCCGACGAGAGCATCCTGTGGCAGATGTTCGGGCCGTTTGGGGCGGTGACCAACGTCAAGGTCATCCGCGACTTTAACACGAGCAAGTGCAAAGGATTTGGTTTTGTCACCATGACTAACTACGACGAGGCGGCGGTGGCCATCGCCAGCTTGAACGGCTACCGCCTGGGGGACCGAGTACTGCAGGTCTCGTTCAAGACCAACAAAACGCACAAAgcctaa